A genomic region of Microbacterium schleiferi contains the following coding sequences:
- a CDS encoding FecCD family ABC transporter permease: MTTLHASAPVPALASLRRSVPVRVAWLIAGLGLLVVLAVASVAFGVADVSPADLVAGLSGDASSIEAAAVIKRMPRTVLAILVGASLALAGASMQAVTRNPLADPGILGVMSGAALAVVAGLAFFGIVDPYGQMGLAILGAAGAAIFVYLVGSLGRGGATPLKLALAGAATSAALASLVSAILLPRVDVMSTFRFWQIGGVGGAEWDRIAVVAPVLLIGALVVFATARGLNSLALGDDLAAGLGEHVARTRLISSAGAVVLCGAATAVAGPIAFVGLVIPHGVRMLVGPDHRWLLPLSAIGGAVLLLAADIVGRLVAKPEEIEVGIVTALIGAPLFIWIVRRQKVREL; encoded by the coding sequence GTGACCACTCTCCACGCGTCAGCACCGGTACCGGCCCTCGCTTCGTTGCGACGGTCGGTACCGGTGCGCGTCGCGTGGCTCATCGCGGGTCTCGGACTGCTGGTGGTGCTCGCTGTCGCATCCGTCGCCTTCGGCGTCGCCGATGTGAGTCCCGCCGACCTGGTCGCCGGGCTCTCGGGTGACGCGTCCTCGATCGAGGCGGCGGCTGTGATCAAACGGATGCCGCGCACGGTGCTCGCGATTCTCGTCGGCGCATCCCTCGCCCTGGCCGGCGCCAGCATGCAGGCCGTGACTCGCAATCCGCTCGCCGACCCCGGCATCCTCGGGGTCATGAGCGGCGCTGCCCTGGCGGTCGTCGCGGGACTCGCGTTCTTCGGCATCGTGGATCCCTACGGGCAGATGGGCCTGGCGATCCTGGGGGCAGCGGGCGCGGCGATCTTCGTCTACCTCGTCGGGTCGCTCGGGCGCGGGGGAGCGACGCCCCTCAAGCTCGCGCTGGCCGGGGCTGCGACCTCGGCGGCGCTCGCGTCGCTGGTCAGTGCCATCCTGCTTCCCCGCGTCGATGTCATGTCGACGTTCCGGTTCTGGCAGATCGGTGGGGTCGGCGGCGCCGAATGGGATCGCATTGCCGTCGTCGCGCCCGTCCTGCTGATCGGTGCCCTCGTCGTGTTCGCGACCGCGCGCGGCCTGAACTCCCTGGCCCTCGGCGATGACCTGGCGGCAGGCCTCGGCGAACATGTCGCCCGAACCCGGCTCATCTCCTCTGCCGGCGCCGTCGTGCTGTGCGGCGCAGCGACAGCCGTCGCGGGACCGATCGCGTTCGTCGGCCTGGTCATCCCGCACGGCGTGCGCATGCTCGTCGGTCCGGACCACCGCTGGCTGCTGCCGCTGTCGGCGATCGGCGGGGCGGTGCTGCTGTTGGCCGCCGACATCGTCGGGCGCCTGGTCGCCAAGCCCGAAGAGATCGAGGTCGGCATCGTGACGGCGCTGATCGGAGCGCCGCTCTTCATCTGGATCGTCCGACGCCAGAAGGTGCGCGAGCTGTGA
- a CDS encoding FecCD family ABC transporter permease, which translates to MTATLIPTPSATTSTAEAIVRGRRSRRRRWSITTAILALIVLAVIAVSTMVGHTFYTPVEVLRVILGDTVPGASFTVGELRLPRALLALVSGFAFGMAGVTFQTMLRNPLASPDVIGISAGASLAAVTGIIVFSLSDVAVSAVALVGALVTAAAIYLLASRSGFAGARLILIGIGIAAMIQSLIAYQLSGAAEWDLQSAMQWLSGSLNNASWERLVPLAIVMLLVVPVMLTRGADLDILRLGDDSAAALGVRVSRTRVLFILGAVILLAFATAATGPIAFVAFMAGPIAARLLGPGPSLLLPAGLVGALLVLVADLVGQFAFASRYPVGVITGILGAPYLVYLLVRTHRSGGSL; encoded by the coding sequence GTGACCGCCACCCTGATCCCCACGCCGTCAGCCACCACGTCGACCGCCGAGGCGATCGTTCGCGGGCGCCGCAGCCGCCGGCGTCGCTGGAGCATCACGACCGCGATCCTTGCCTTGATCGTGCTGGCTGTCATCGCCGTGAGCACGATGGTCGGGCACACCTTCTATACGCCCGTGGAGGTTCTTCGCGTCATCCTCGGCGACACCGTACCCGGGGCATCCTTCACCGTTGGTGAACTCCGCTTGCCGCGTGCTCTGCTCGCCCTCGTCTCGGGCTTCGCGTTCGGGATGGCGGGTGTGACATTCCAGACGATGCTGCGCAATCCGCTCGCCTCACCGGATGTCATCGGCATCAGCGCCGGCGCGAGTCTTGCCGCAGTGACCGGCATCATCGTCTTCTCCCTCAGCGATGTCGCCGTGTCGGCCGTCGCTCTGGTCGGCGCCCTTGTCACGGCCGCGGCGATCTACCTGCTCGCCAGTCGTAGCGGGTTCGCGGGAGCTCGGCTCATCCTCATCGGCATCGGCATCGCGGCGATGATCCAGAGCCTCATCGCCTACCAGCTCTCGGGCGCCGCCGAGTGGGACCTGCAGTCGGCGATGCAGTGGCTCTCGGGGAGCCTCAACAACGCGTCGTGGGAGCGCCTCGTTCCGCTTGCGATTGTGATGCTGCTGGTCGTGCCCGTCATGTTGACGCGCGGCGCCGATCTCGACATCCTGCGCCTGGGCGATGACTCTGCCGCTGCCCTGGGTGTGCGGGTCTCGCGCACTCGCGTGCTGTTCATCCTGGGCGCCGTCATCCTGCTCGCCTTTGCCACCGCGGCAACCGGCCCCATCGCGTTCGTCGCCTTCATGGCTGGGCCGATCGCCGCGCGGTTGCTCGGCCCCGGACCGTCGCTTCTGCTGCCGGCTGGTCTTGTCGGAGCGCTGCTGGTGCTCGTCGCCGACCTCGTCGGTCAGTTCGCCTTTGCGTCGCGGTACCCCGTCGGTGTCATCACCGGCATCCTCGGCGCCCCCTACCTCGTCTATCTGTTGGTGCGCACGCACCGGTCGGGAGGATCCCTGTGA